In Helicobacter mastomyrinus, the sequence AAGCAATTAAAATACAAAAGGTAGGCGGACTTGCAGGAGTAAATGCTGGACAATCAGCTATTTGCACCGTTGGCACAGGACACGGGCTAAACTATCGTGGATATGATATTTATGATTTGGCACGTGAGTGTGAGTTTGAGGAAGTGGCGTATTTGCTTCTGCGGGAGAAGCTACCCAATAAGGCGGAATTAGAATCCTTTAAAAAAGAGCTTATGGCGGCTAGAGCATTGCCACAGGCACTAAAGGAGACATTAAAGCTATTGCCTAAAAACGCGCACCCTATGGATATTATGCGCACAGCTTGTTCTATGCTAGGCTGTCTTGAGAGTGAGGAATATGATCTTCATAAGCTATCATTTCCTATGCAGCAAAAAATCGCCGTGAGATTGCTAGGGATTTTCCCCTCTGTGCTGACATTTTGGCATCATTATCATCATAGTGGCAAGGAGATTAGCACACAATCAAATCAAGATTCTATTGGCGGATATTTCTTGGAGCTGCTTCATCAAAAGCCTCCAAAAGAGCTATGGGTAAAGGCTATGCACGTAAGCCTTATACTCTATGCAGAACACGAATTTAACGCAAGCACTTTTAGCGCGAGGGTGATTACTGCAACAATGTCGGATATTTATTCAGGTATTACAGGAGCGATTGGCGCATTAAGAGGACCACTACACGGCGGGGCAAACGAAGCAGCAATGGAGCTTATCACTGAATATAAAAGCCCACAAGAGGCTACACAAGGCATTTTAGATAAGTTAGCAAAGAAAGATAAAATTATGGGCTTTGGACATCGTGTGTATGTCAAGGCTGACCCGCGCAATGTGGTGATTAAAGAATGGAGCAAACGCTTAAGCGAAGATGTAGGCGATACAAAGGGCTTGTATCCTATCAGTGAAGCCATAGAAAAGGTAATGTGGGATCAAAAGAAGCTTTTCCCTAATCTTGATTTTTATAGCGCGTCTGCTTATCATTTTATGGGGATTCCTACGGCTTATTTTACACCTATTTTTATTTTCTCACGCACAGCAGGGTGGTTGGCACATATTTTTGAGCAAAGGGCAAATAATAAGCTTATCCGCCCAAGCAGCGAATATATAGGACCTGAAAACAAGGCATTTGTGCCTATAGATAAACGATAAAAAATCACACAAGGAAGATACAATGAGCGTAGATATGGGTATTTTGGAAACAAAACGACCGGAATTTGATGAGCTACTCACCAAGATTGCGCGGTATGCGTTGGAATATGAGATTACATCGCCTTTAGCGTATGAGACAGCACGATATTGTCTAATGGATACGATAGGCTGCGGACTTTTGGCATTAAACTTTCCGGCTTGCACGAAGCTTTTAGGACCTGTGGTAGAGGGAGCGGAGTTCAGACCGCTTGGTGCGAAGATTCCCGGCACAAGCTATCAGTTAGAGCCTGAACGTGCGGCATTTAATATCGGGGCGATGGTGCGATGGCTAGATTTTAACGATACGTGGCTTGCTGCGGAGTGGGGACACCCTAGTGATAATCTCGGGGCGATTTGGGCAGTAGCAGATTATCTAAGCCGCAAAAATATCGCGCAAAATAAGCCTCCTTTACTTGTCAAAGATGTGCTAAGTGCTATGATTAAGGCACACGAGATTCAAGGTATTTTGGCATTGGATAACTGCTTTAACAAAGTAGGGCTAGATCACGTCTTGCTTGTGAGGATTGCTAGCACAGCGGTAGCGTGTGTAATGCTAGGCGGGAACTTTGAAGAAGTGCGCAATGCAGTGAGCCACGCCTTTATTGATGGAGGAGCGTTAAGGACATATCGCCACGCACCTAACACAGGAAGTCGTAAAAGCTGGGCGGCAGGAGATGCGAGTTCTAGGGGAGTAAATCTTGCATTAAAGGCTTTAAGCGGTGAAATGGGTTATCCTAGTGCGCTAAGTGCTGCATTTTGGGGATTTGAAGATGTCAAGATGAAGGGGCAGAAGCTCACTATCCCTCAGGAGTTTGGTAGCTATGTGATGGAGAATGTGTTATTTAAAATCAGCTTCCCGGCAGAATTTCACGCACAAACCGCAGTAGAATGCGCTATTAAGCTACATAACGAAGTGAAAAATCGCCTTGATGAGATTGAGAAAATCATCATTACCACACAAGAATCCGGACATAGAATCATCAATAAAGTAGGACCTTTGGCAAATCCCGCCGATAGAGACCATTGCATCCAATATATGGTAGCCGTGCCGCTTGTGTATGGGGAGTTGAAGGCGGAGCATTATGAGGATTCTATCGCGCAGGATTCCCGTATTGACGCGTTGCGTGATAAGATGGTAGTGGAGGTTGATGACCGATACACAAAGGAGTATTTAGAATCCGATAAGCGCAGTATCGCTAATGCGGTGCAGATTTTCTATAAAGATGGGAGTAAGAGCCAAAAGGTAGAGGTGGAATATCCTATCGGGCATAAGAGAAGGAGAGATGAGGGGATTCCTGTGCTTATTGAGAAGTTTAAGCGCAATATCGCTCTTAAACTTAGCCCCAAAAAGTGCGCAGCTATTAATGAAATATGCGCCAATCAAAAAGCGTTAGAATCTACACCATTTCACGCCTTTAGCAATTTATTCTGGCTAGGCTAAGAATTTCAACAACACATTTAAGGAGGAAAAAAATGACTTGTGAGAAAGCCTATTGTGAGCCTCAAAACTTAGAGCAAAAAAAGCTTTTTGAGGAATATGAAAATTTTATGCGTTTTAAGCTCAACTTTGCTTTGTTTTTGAGCTTTATCATACTTGGGGCTTATTTTAGCTTTTTGGCTTTGGTGGGATTTTTTCCTGATTTTCTCGGTATTAGTATAGGAGAAAGCGCCATCACCCTGGGTATAGTTTTTGGCATTTGTGCTATTTTGCTTGGTGTGCTTGGCACTTATGTGTATAGCTTTATTGCGAATAATTTTTTAGACAAAAGACAAGAGGAATTATTAGCAAAGATGAAAGAAGCAAAGCTCATTATTTAAGGAGGTTAAAATGAAAGCATTGTTGATTTTAAGCGCCTGTTTGAGTTTGGCTTTGGGTGCTGCTTTTGATAGCGAGGCAGAGGTTGTTAAAAACGATCTCAATCTCACCGCTGTGGCGATGTTTGCCCTTTTTGTCGTGGCTACCTTAGTCATTACTTATTATTGTTCTAAAAAAACCCAAAGTGCTGAGAGCTTTTTCACTGCAGGTGGAGGAATT encodes:
- the prpD gene encoding 2-methylcitrate dehydratase; this translates as MSVDMGILETKRPEFDELLTKIARYALEYEITSPLAYETARYCLMDTIGCGLLALNFPACTKLLGPVVEGAEFRPLGAKIPGTSYQLEPERAAFNIGAMVRWLDFNDTWLAAEWGHPSDNLGAIWAVADYLSRKNIAQNKPPLLVKDVLSAMIKAHEIQGILALDNCFNKVGLDHVLLVRIASTAVACVMLGGNFEEVRNAVSHAFIDGGALRTYRHAPNTGSRKSWAAGDASSRGVNLALKALSGEMGYPSALSAAFWGFEDVKMKGQKLTIPQEFGSYVMENVLFKISFPAEFHAQTAVECAIKLHNEVKNRLDEIEKIIITTQESGHRIINKVGPLANPADRDHCIQYMVAVPLVYGELKAEHYEDSIAQDSRIDALRDKMVVEVDDRYTKEYLESDKRSIANAVQIFYKDGSKSQKVEVEYPIGHKRRRDEGIPVLIEKFKRNIALKLSPKKCAAINEICANQKALESTPFHAFSNLFWLG
- a CDS encoding DUF485 domain-containing protein, which translates into the protein MTCEKAYCEPQNLEQKKLFEEYENFMRFKLNFALFLSFIILGAYFSFLALVGFFPDFLGISIGESAITLGIVFGICAILLGVLGTYVYSFIANNFLDKRQEELLAKMKEAKLII
- the prpC gene encoding bifunctional 2-methylcitrate synthase/citrate synthase, translated to MGEAIKIQKVGGLAGVNAGQSAICTVGTGHGLNYRGYDIYDLARECEFEEVAYLLLREKLPNKAELESFKKELMAARALPQALKETLKLLPKNAHPMDIMRTACSMLGCLESEEYDLHKLSFPMQQKIAVRLLGIFPSVLTFWHHYHHSGKEISTQSNQDSIGGYFLELLHQKPPKELWVKAMHVSLILYAEHEFNASTFSARVITATMSDIYSGITGAIGALRGPLHGGANEAAMELITEYKSPQEATQGILDKLAKKDKIMGFGHRVYVKADPRNVVIKEWSKRLSEDVGDTKGLYPISEAIEKVMWDQKKLFPNLDFYSASAYHFMGIPTAYFTPIFIFSRTAGWLAHIFEQRANNKLIRPSSEYIGPENKAFVPIDKR